The following proteins are encoded in a genomic region of Candidatus Moraniibacteriota bacterium:
- the rsgA gene encoding ribosome small subunit-dependent GTPase A: protein MNKEIKIEDLGWDEFFESNRKKFELDNFQVARVIAEHRGAYKIKNASGEYLAKITGKQMFKAKSREDFPAVGDWVAITEADKEQATIQKVLPRRTVMKRKYGDKNKIGEKNETQIIAANIDVAFVIESIDRDFNLNRIERYFAIASDGGIKSVVILNKTDLISREELEIKISEIKNRLVDANVIATSTLTNEGLAELKKYIAPGKTYCFLGSSGVGKSSLINKLIGEDIIKTENIGVRSGRGKHVTTGREMYFLTNGGIVIDNPGVREVGMTDTGAGVNDLFDEINALSKNCKFVDCTHTQEPGCAVLVELQAGKLDESKYANYISLKREAEHYEMSEIEKKEKNRSFGKFLKNAKKELKKSGLKYFD, encoded by the coding sequence ATGAATAAAGAAATTAAAATTGAAGATTTAGGCTGGGATGAATTTTTTGAATCTAATCGAAAAAAATTTGAGTTGGATAATTTTCAGGTTGCGCGCGTGATTGCTGAACATAGGGGAGCATACAAAATTAAAAATGCCAGTGGAGAATATCTGGCTAAAATAACAGGGAAGCAGATGTTTAAAGCAAAATCGCGGGAAGATTTTCCGGCCGTCGGAGATTGGGTGGCCATTACTGAGGCTGATAAAGAACAGGCGACAATCCAAAAAGTATTGCCGAGAAGAACCGTGATGAAAAGAAAATATGGCGACAAGAATAAAATTGGTGAAAAAAATGAAACTCAAATCATCGCGGCTAACATTGACGTGGCGTTTGTCATTGAGTCAATTGACCGAGACTTCAATCTGAATCGCATTGAAAGATATTTTGCTATTGCAAGCGATGGCGGCATAAAGTCGGTTGTTATTTTGAATAAAACAGATTTAATTTCGAGGGAAGAATTGGAAATAAAAATCAGTGAAATAAAAAATCGGCTGGTGGATGCTAATGTTATTGCCACTAGCACTTTGACCAATGAAGGATTGGCAGAATTAAAAAAATATATAGCCCCAGGAAAAACTTATTGTTTTCTCGGTTCGTCAGGCGTCGGAAAATCTTCCCTAATTAATAAATTGATCGGAGAGGATATTATAAAAACCGAAAACATTGGAGTGCGTTCGGGCAGAGGCAAACACGTAACTACCGGACGAGAAATGTATTTTTTGACCAATGGTGGAATTGTGATTGACAATCCCGGAGTTCGGGAAGTGGGAATGACGGACACGGGCGCCGGTGTGAATGATTTGTTTGATGAAATAAATGCATTGTCAAAAAATTGCAAATTTGTTGATTGCACGCATACACAAGAACCTGGTTGCGCAGTTTTAGTGGAACTTCAGGCGGGTAAGTTGGATGAAAGCAAATATGCCAATTATATCAGTCTCAAAAGAGAGGCTGAGCATTATGAAATGTCAGAAATAGAGAAAAAAGAAAAAAATCGAAGTTTTGGAAAATTTTTAAAAAATGCAAAAAAAGAATTGAAAAAATCAGGACTTAAATATTTTGACTAA
- a CDS encoding valine--tRNA ligase, translated as MKNKGEKESYIPQNRESYWQNFWENEKINRFDPDSIKPLFTIDTPPPTISGSLHLGHVFSYTQAEVIARFRRLAGFNVRYPMGYDNNGLPTERLVEKEHNIQGSTMPLAEFVKICLEVTEVYKKKYTNLWKSLGLSIDWDLSYSSISTESQKLAQTVFKELYEKDAIYQKEAVALYCHNCHTSVAQAEVEDKEIDAMFYDIVFTCENGEELIISTTRPELLPAIVAVFVHPEDERYLPQIGKFAISPLGKKVTIIADDKVSVEKGTGAVMCCTYGDETDVFWKRKHNLPEKIIFTPEGKISYLEDFPEIAGKTIGETRKIIISKLRELNAIRKEQPIKHDVGVHERCGVPIELIPTKQWFVKVLDKKEDLLDAGRKIIWHPEYMRKRYEEWVSGLKWDWCISRERFFGVPIPAYVCDSCGHVFIPETESLPVNPKIDTEIHTCDYCGKGKMIPEKNVLDTWFTSALTPDINNYFPGNGKLTGKMYPMSMRPQGHDIIRTWVMYSVLMAFYRHQNIPWRELMISGHLLLRKGEKISKKTGGGKHKPEELIAEHSADAIRYTMYGATLGRDAFYDELEVKKGKKLITKIYNAGKLILDNLRDYKGEKISELEAIDRWIINRAHATAATMAKEFERYEYSHARQTFEEWFWNDLCDNYLEIVKGRLWTTEDSSQTKRLSAQYALYHVYLIALKMISPLLPHITEEMFHAELSPEGKFTSDIDSGFFAHHEGINSIHLTDWPTGETNLLNKDESIGMELMLKAISAVRKYKTSIKLSANAQLPPIILKGTKEEKYLLLPFWNDLVFVARAESITFQENDSENEITNNPVIMLS; from the coding sequence ATGAAAAATAAAGGAGAAAAAGAATCATACATACCTCAGAATAGAGAGTCTTATTGGCAAAATTTTTGGGAAAATGAGAAAATAAACAGATTTGATCCTGATTCAATAAAACCACTTTTTACTATTGACACCCCTCCTCCTACCATATCAGGATCACTTCATTTGGGCCATGTATTCTCATATACTCAGGCAGAGGTTATTGCACGATTTCGCCGTTTAGCAGGCTTTAATGTCCGCTATCCAATGGGATATGACAATAATGGTCTTCCTACTGAAAGGCTTGTCGAAAAAGAACACAATATTCAGGGAAGCACTATGCCTCTTGCAGAATTCGTAAAAATTTGTTTGGAAGTTACTGAAGTATATAAGAAAAAATATACTAATCTTTGGAAATCTCTTGGGCTTAGCATTGATTGGGATTTGTCATACTCTTCAATATCAACTGAATCTCAAAAGCTGGCACAAACGGTATTCAAGGAATTATACGAAAAGGATGCAATATACCAAAAGGAGGCTGTTGCACTTTATTGCCATAATTGCCATACATCTGTAGCACAGGCTGAAGTTGAAGATAAAGAAATTGATGCTATGTTTTATGATATTGTGTTTACTTGTGAAAATGGAGAAGAGCTTATAATTTCAACTACCCGCCCCGAGCTTCTGCCTGCTATCGTAGCTGTTTTTGTCCACCCAGAAGATGAAAGATATTTACCCCAGATTGGAAAGTTTGCAATTTCCCCACTTGGAAAAAAAGTAACCATTATTGCTGATGATAAAGTATCAGTAGAAAAAGGAACAGGCGCAGTTATGTGCTGCACATATGGAGATGAGACTGATGTTTTTTGGAAACGTAAGCATAATCTTCCAGAAAAAATTATTTTTACTCCGGAAGGAAAAATATCATATTTGGAAGACTTTCCAGAAATAGCAGGAAAAACAATAGGAGAGACAAGAAAAATTATTATCTCTAAGCTTCGAGAACTTAATGCAATCCGCAAGGAACAGCCCATAAAACATGATGTGGGAGTTCATGAACGTTGCGGTGTTCCAATCGAACTCATACCGACCAAACAATGGTTTGTAAAAGTTCTTGATAAAAAAGAAGATCTGTTGGACGCTGGACGCAAAATAATCTGGCACCCTGAATATATGCGAAAACGCTACGAAGAGTGGGTGTCTGGACTTAAATGGGACTGGTGTATATCTCGAGAAAGGTTTTTCGGCGTTCCTATTCCTGCTTATGTATGTGACTCCTGTGGCCATGTTTTCATTCCCGAAACAGAATCTTTACCAGTTAATCCAAAAATAGATACTGAAATTCATACTTGTGATTATTGCGGCAAAGGAAAAATGATTCCTGAAAAGAACGTCCTTGATACTTGGTTTACTTCAGCACTTACCCCTGATATAAACAACTACTTCCCTGGAAACGGAAAATTAACTGGAAAAATGTATCCTATGTCAATGAGGCCTCAGGGTCACGACATAATACGTACTTGGGTAATGTATTCTGTTCTTATGGCTTTCTACCGCCATCAAAACATTCCCTGGCGTGAACTTATGATTTCTGGCCACCTATTGCTTAGAAAGGGCGAAAAAATAAGTAAAAAAACTGGCGGAGGAAAACACAAGCCTGAAGAACTAATCGCTGAACATTCTGCTGACGCAATTCGTTATACTATGTATGGAGCTACCCTTGGACGAGATGCTTTTTATGATGAATTAGAGGTAAAAAAGGGAAAAAAACTTATAACCAAGATTTACAACGCAGGAAAATTAATTTTGGATAATCTTCGCGATTATAAAGGAGAAAAAATTTCAGAATTGGAGGCAATTGACAGATGGATAATAAATCGTGCTCATGCTACTGCAGCAACTATGGCTAAAGAATTTGAACGCTATGAATACAGCCACGCTAGACAAACTTTTGAAGAATGGTTCTGGAATGATTTATGCGATAATTATCTTGAAATTGTTAAAGGCAGATTATGGACTACTGAAGATTCTTCTCAAACAAAAAGACTATCGGCTCAATACGCGCTTTATCATGTATATCTTATTGCATTAAAAATGATTTCTCCGCTTCTTCCCCATATTACGGAAGAAATGTTTCATGCGGAGTTATCTCCTGAGGGTAAATTTACAAGTGACATAGATTCCGGATTCTTTGCCCATCATGAAGGTATAAATAGCATTCACCTTACTGATTGGCCAACTGGAGAAACAAATCTTCTCAATAAAGACGAATCTATTGGAATGGAGTTGATGCTTAAAGCCATTAGTGCGGTTCGAAAATATAAAACTTCCATTAAATTATCCGCTAACGCTCAACTTCCACCCATTATTCTTAAAGGAACCAAAGAAGAAAAGTATCTCTTGTTGCCTTTCTGGAATGATCTTGTTTTTGTAGCCAGAGCAGAATCTATTACATTTCAGGAAAATGATTCAGAAAATGAAATAACAAATAATCCCGTCATCATGCTTTCATAG
- a CDS encoding HD domain-containing protein has translation MKYTEKIQKAIKFATKTHDVYQKQKRKGKDISYITHPLTVGIILAIIGKNEDIISAGILHDTIEDSIEEKKVDYKMLEQRFGKKVARDVLSVTETEKRLSWAKRKEKALKHIEQFSHSSVLIKSADILANGRELIDDYHREGEAVFDRFNAGRNDVLANYQKVIAALLKRWKDNPLSKDLKKLAENLPK, from the coding sequence ATGAAATACACAGAAAAAATTCAAAAGGCAATAAAGTTTGCTACTAAAACGCATGATGTTTACCAAAAACAAAAAAGGAAAGGCAAAGATATTTCCTATATCACTCATCCACTAACCGTAGGAATAATTTTGGCGATAATCGGAAAAAATGAGGATATAATATCAGCTGGAATTTTGCACGATACAATAGAGGACTCAATAGAAGAAAAAAAAGTTGACTATAAAATGCTGGAGCAAAGGTTTGGGAAAAAAGTCGCTCGTGATGTTTTAAGTGTAACAGAAACAGAAAAAAGATTGTCCTGGGCGAAAAGAAAGGAAAAAGCCTTGAAGCATATAGAGCAATTTTCCCATTCATCGGTTTTAATAAAATCAGCTGATATTTTAGCTAACGGGCGTGAATTGATAGATGACTATCATAGAGAGGGCGAGGCTGTTTTTGACAGGTTTAATGCAGGAAGGAATGATGTTCTTGCAAATTATCAGAAGGTTATCGCAGCATTGCTTAAACGCTGGAAGGACAATCCCTTATCAAAGGATCTGAAAAAGTTAGCTGAAAATTTGCCCAAATAA
- a CDS encoding Ig-like domain-containing protein: MKKIKNTKKILKYNLLVAGIFVFAYLIFGFIGSQKMSFSEIKNEGRIAGTMISVFVSPFVKVTTFDGKNIEDFSGTPSTKQKRPIFTGTSSISNAIIELEIQEKNKTIYATTIADGSGNWEWLPSEDLSEGTNTLYIETSDPAEPAFVATFSFLFEIQKKSNGEDEDDDEDKDETAILPPSSYTINEPQKGNAALAERPVDFSLLINKGKEVFRGDNLEIEVTFLNVKDDFGEVTISFVLISPDNKVIKEYPYVIYLKNNEKVTRKIYLPNDLKLGKYKLQANLTVKDNIISQERSFFLKDRPIMEIGTGNIITYDDIINNLGWIGLYFLVFLSIIIFLIRREYIIYKRSRNHVTEEVLYKKGFIS; this comes from the coding sequence ATGAAAAAAATAAAGAATACTAAAAAAATATTAAAATATAACCTGTTGGTAGCTGGCATTTTTGTTTTTGCTTACCTGATTTTCGGATTTATAGGTAGTCAAAAAATGTCTTTTTCGGAGATTAAAAATGAAGGACGTATAGCTGGAACAATGATTTCAGTTTTCGTAAGTCCTTTTGTAAAAGTAACCACATTTGACGGAAAAAATATTGAAGATTTCAGTGGCACCCCTTCGACAAAACAAAAGAGACCAATATTTACTGGAACATCAAGTATTTCAAATGCTATTATAGAATTAGAAATACAAGAAAAGAACAAAACAATCTATGCAACAACCATAGCCGATGGCAGTGGTAATTGGGAATGGCTTCCATCAGAAGATCTATCAGAAGGAACCAATACTTTATACATAGAGACTAGCGATCCTGCAGAACCTGCTTTTGTAGCTACATTTTCATTCTTATTTGAAATTCAGAAAAAAAGTAATGGAGAAGATGAGGATGACGATGAAGATAAAGATGAAACAGCAATTTTACCACCTTCTTCTTATACAATAAATGAGCCTCAAAAAGGAAATGCCGCACTAGCCGAAAGGCCTGTGGATTTTAGTTTGCTAATCAACAAAGGCAAAGAAGTCTTTAGAGGCGACAATCTGGAAATAGAAGTTACCTTCCTAAATGTTAAAGATGATTTTGGCGAAGTTACTATTTCGTTCGTCCTTATTTCACCTGATAATAAAGTTATAAAAGAATACCCTTATGTAATTTATCTCAAAAACAACGAAAAGGTAACAAGAAAAATATATCTTCCAAATGACTTGAAGCTCGGAAAATATAAACTCCAGGCCAATTTGACTGTCAAAGACAATATTATCAGTCAGGAAAGATCTTTTTTCTTGAAAGATAGGCCTATAATGGAAATAGGAACGGGGAATATTATTACTTACGATGATATAATAAATAATTTAGGATGGATCGGGCTGTACTTTTTAGTATTTTTGTCGATTATCATTTTTTTAATCAGGAGAGAATATATTATATATAAGAGATCAAGAAATCACGTCACAGAAGAAGTTCTCTACAAAAAAGGATTTATTAGTTAA
- a CDS encoding DUF475 domain-containing protein — protein sequence MSIFSIILIVGGLCLFEIICSIDNAVINAEVLSTMSKKARKWFLLWGLLFAVVVVRGLLPWAIVWATNPSLGMFGSLTATFSNDPRVLEAIETSAPILLSGGGTFLVFLFFHWLFIEPKNYGLKGERFFHSKGVWFYAVVSILLAILVWLALKVNPMMAFGVVMGSTAFFITHGFKQNAEQQEKELLGNSGKQGLSDISKILYLEVIDTTFSIDGVLGAFAFTLSVPLIVLGNGLGALVLRQITVGNIDRIKKYVYLKNGAMYSVLCLGIIMLLDSFGFHIPSWLAPALTFIVVGYFFLKSKAELDKNISK from the coding sequence ATGAGCATATTTTCAATAATATTAATAGTCGGAGGGCTATGCTTGTTTGAAATAATATGCAGTATCGATAATGCTGTAATTAATGCTGAAGTCTTGTCCACAATGAGCAAAAAGGCGCGAAAGTGGTTTTTATTGTGGGGGCTACTATTCGCAGTTGTAGTTGTGCGCGGTCTTCTGCCGTGGGCAATAGTTTGGGCAACTAATCCATCATTAGGCATGTTCGGTTCTCTGACTGCTACCTTTAGCAATGATCCTAGAGTTCTTGAGGCTATCGAAACGTCTGCGCCGATACTTTTATCTGGTGGCGGAACATTTTTAGTTTTTTTATTTTTTCACTGGCTTTTTATAGAACCGAAGAATTATGGACTTAAAGGAGAAAGATTTTTTCATTCAAAAGGAGTTTGGTTTTATGCAGTCGTTTCAATTTTACTTGCCATTCTTGTCTGGCTAGCCCTAAAGGTCAATCCTATGATGGCTTTTGGAGTTGTTATGGGTTCAACTGCATTTTTTATCACGCATGGATTTAAACAAAATGCCGAACAACAGGAGAAAGAGTTATTGGGGAATAGTGGCAAGCAAGGATTGTCGGATATAAGCAAGATTTTATATTTGGAGGTGATTGATACCACTTTTTCTATTGATGGAGTATTAGGAGCCTTTGCTTTTACCCTTTCAGTTCCGCTTATTGTTTTAGGAAACGGTCTGGGTGCTTTAGTGCTAAGACAAATTACGGTTGGAAATATAGATAGAATTAAAAAATATGTTTATCTTAAAAATGGAGCTATGTATTCCGTTTTGTGCTTAGGGATTATTATGCTTTTAGATAGTTTCGGTTTCCATATTCCAAGCTGGCTTGCCCCTGCACTTACTTTTATTGTAGTGGGCTATTTTTTCTTAAAATCAAAAGCGGAATTGGATAAAAATATAAGTAAATAA
- a CDS encoding cupin domain-containing protein — protein sequence MKGFCANIEKDTLENENFRKVLYTGKHSQLVLMNLKPKEEIGMEVHEENDQFFRFEKGEGKCIIDGNEYDLKDGVAIVVPAGAQHNIINTSEVEELKLYTIYSPAHHKDGILRSTKEEAEANEAEFDGQTSE from the coding sequence ATGAAAGGATTTTGCGCCAACATTGAAAAAGACACTTTGGAAAACGAAAATTTTCGCAAAGTGCTTTATACTGGCAAACACAGCCAGCTGGTTCTTATGAACCTTAAGCCAAAAGAGGAAATCGGCATGGAAGTCCATGAAGAAAATGACCAATTTTTCCGATTTGAAAAAGGAGAAGGGAAATGCATCATTGATGGCAATGAATATGACTTGAAAGATGGTGTCGCGATTGTTGTGCCTGCCGGTGCACAGCACAATATTATAAATACCTCTGAGGTTGAAGAATTGAAGCTTTACACAATTTATTCTCCTGCCCATCACAAAGATGGTATCCTCAGGTCAACCAAGGAAGAAGCTGAAGCTAATGAGGCTGAATTTGACGGTCAGACAAGCGAGTAG
- a CDS encoding DUF4349 domain-containing protein, translating into MNKFLKIGGILLGILIVLFVAAIVLRASKSILSGSSSFSNETSRSSALGLPSAKLGFSNQSPAASMKNSSSPSSYSIPSESSYDAVESGDFLQADKKIIKNGDLELKVKSAEETAEKISEIAKDNGGEIFSSNFYQSAKSIKSGTITIKVPVANFEKTFSEIKKVSSLVIRESISGQDVTEQYVDLKAQLTNRQAEEQSYIKILGQAQKIDDVLAVTQQLSRVRGTIEQIQGKIKYLDSQTDMSTISANLTEDENITIADSWRPWQVVKESFNSLIKVMQGLVDFVIRLIIVVVPFLLVWVLIIWGIYRVGKKIYLKIKNRN; encoded by the coding sequence ATGAACAAATTTTTAAAAATCGGAGGAATTTTGCTGGGTATATTGATAGTTCTTTTTGTAGCCGCCATTGTTTTAAGGGCTTCAAAAAGCATTCTTTCTGGATCCAGTTCTTTCTCAAATGAAACAAGCAGGAGCTCGGCGTTAGGTCTTCCTAGTGCAAAATTAGGTTTTTCCAATCAATCGCCAGCAGCAAGTATGAAAAATAGCAGTTCGCCATCTTCTTACTCCATTCCATCCGAATCTTCTTATGATGCTGTAGAATCCGGAGATTTTTTGCAGGCAGATAAAAAGATTATAAAAAATGGCGACCTTGAATTAAAAGTCAAAAGTGCTGAAGAAACTGCAGAAAAAATTTCAGAAATTGCCAAAGACAATGGCGGAGAAATATTCTCTTCTAATTTTTATCAAAGTGCGAAGAGCATAAAGAGCGGAACGATAACAATCAAGGTGCCGGTAGCTAATTTTGAAAAAACTTTTTCTGAGATTAAAAAAGTATCCTCTTTGGTTATACGCGAGTCGATTTCAGGCCAAGATGTTACGGAACAATATGTCGATCTTAAGGCACAGCTTACGAACCGCCAGGCTGAAGAACAGTCTTATATAAAGATTCTTGGTCAGGCTCAAAAAATAGACGATGTTTTGGCTGTCACGCAACAGTTATCCAGAGTCAGAGGAACCATAGAGCAGATTCAGGGTAAAATCAAATATCTTGACTCGCAGACTGATATGTCCACAATCTCGGCTAATCTTACCGAGGATGAAAATATAACAATTGCTGATTCATGGAGGCCATGGCAGGTTGTCAAAGAATCTTTCAATTCCCTGATAAAAGTAATGCAGGGTCTGGTTGATTTTGTCATTAGGTTGATTATAGTTGTTGTTCCATTCCTGCTTGTCTGGGTACTGATTATCTGGGGGATCTACAGGGTAGGCAAGAAAATTTATTTAAAAATAAAAAACAGAAATTAA
- a CDS encoding glycosyltransferase family 2 protein, whose product MKLISIIVPAYNEEKNIPLIYARLKDIFINLKNNYVFEIIFINDGSTDKTMQEIEKLADSDAQVKYIDFSRNFGKEIATTAALNNCQGDAGIMVDADLQHPVEMIPEFINKWESGFEVVVGVRKTNKNAGFLKRFGSKIFYIIINKISEVEITPNATDFRLIDKEVIRQFNRFTESKRMTRALIDWLGFKRGYIYFDANKRINGDASYSFWKLFKLALNSFVSLSLLPLKLAGFLGMAITLISGVAGLYIMLGKYFFHTPFASTFSDSENLAILILFLVGIILISIGLLAFYIANIHSEVIKRPMYITRSKKI is encoded by the coding sequence ATGAAATTGATATCAATAATTGTTCCGGCATATAATGAAGAAAAAAATATCCCGCTTATATATGCAAGATTGAAAGATATATTCATAAATCTGAAAAATAATTATGTTTTTGAGATTATTTTTATCAATGACGGAAGTACCGATAAGACCATGCAAGAAATCGAAAAATTAGCTGATTCTGACGCTCAGGTAAAATATATAGATTTTTCCAGGAATTTTGGCAAGGAAATAGCAACAACAGCCGCTCTTAATAATTGCCAAGGAGATGCTGGCATAATGGTTGATGCCGATTTGCAACATCCAGTCGAGATGATACCTGAATTTATAAATAAATGGGAGAGCGGGTTTGAGGTTGTTGTTGGAGTCAGAAAAACAAACAAGAACGCCGGATTCTTAAAAAGATTCGGGTCTAAGATTTTTTATATTATTATAAATAAGATATCTGAAGTTGAGATAACTCCAAACGCAACAGATTTCAGACTAATCGATAAAGAAGTGATAAGACAGTTTAACCGTTTTACCGAAAGCAAAAGAATGACCAGAGCCCTGATTGACTGGCTTGGTTTTAAAAGGGGATATATTTATTTTGACGCAAACAAAAGAATAAACGGAGATGCCAGCTATAGTTTCTGGAAACTTTTTAAATTAGCATTAAACAGTTTTGTATCGCTCAGTTTATTGCCGCTAAAATTGGCAGGATTTTTGGGTATGGCAATCACCCTAATTTCGGGAGTAGCGGGACTTTATATTATGCTTGGAAAATATTTTTTTCACACGCCTTTTGCATCAACATTTTCTGACTCAGAAAACCTTGCAATTCTCATTCTCTTTCTGGTGGGTATAATACTGATATCTATAGGTCTCCTGGCTTTTTATATAGCCAATATACATAGTGAGGTTATAAAAAGGCCTATGTATATAACTAGAAGCAAAAAAATTTAG
- a CDS encoding glycosyltransferase family 2 protein has translation MEEKPYISVVVPLYNEEGNVRELHKRIVEACESLSKPYEIIFIDDGSTDKTFIDCEGLKPLKLIRFRKNYGQTAGFDAGIKNARGEIIITMDGDLQNDPKDIKILLEKMSEGYDVVSGWRWQRKDDFMKKLSSRMANILRKVLVEDNIHDSGCSLKAYKRECFSEVDLFGEMHRFMPAILQFDGYKVGEVKVNHFPRIHGKTKYNWRRGIKGIVDMVSIWFWRKYSNRPVHLFGGGGMFCIFAGFAILAWMLIEKMFLGASLSEKIWPLVGVFLIMIGIQLFIFGLLADILLKVYYKSRKSMNYSIKEIINN, from the coding sequence ATGGAAGAAAAACCCTATATTTCAGTTGTTGTTCCTCTTTACAATGAAGAAGGAAATGTGCGTGAGCTTCATAAGCGTATTGTTGAAGCTTGCGAATCACTTAGCAAACCTTATGAAATTATTTTTATTGATGATGGATCAACAGACAAAACGTTCATTGATTGTGAGGGGCTAAAACCGCTAAAATTAATCCGCTTTAGGAAAAATTATGGCCAAACTGCCGGTTTTGATGCTGGGATAAAAAATGCAAGGGGAGAAATAATAATCACGATGGATGGCGATCTGCAGAATGATCCTAAAGATATAAAAATATTGCTTGAAAAAATGAGCGAGGGTTATGACGTTGTTTCGGGATGGCGATGGCAAAGAAAAGATGATTTCATGAAAAAGCTTTCTTCCCGTATGGCAAATATTTTGCGCAAGGTTTTGGTTGAAGATAATATTCATGATAGCGGTTGTAGCCTAAAAGCTTACAAACGGGAATGTTTTTCAGAGGTTGATCTTTTCGGTGAAATGCACCGTTTTATGCCGGCCATACTGCAATTTGACGGATATAAAGTAGGAGAAGTAAAGGTTAATCATTTTCCCAGAATTCACGGGAAAACAAAATATAACTGGAGAAGGGGGATAAAAGGCATTGTAGATATGGTTTCTATTTGGTTTTGGAGAAAATATTCCAATCGCCCGGTACATTTATTCGGAGGCGGAGGAATGTTTTGCATATTTGCCGGCTTTGCAATTTTAGCCTGGATGTTAATAGAAAAAATGTTTCTCGGCGCTTCTCTATCGGAAAAAATATGGCCTCTTGTTGGAGTATTCCTGATTATGATTGGTATTCAACTATTTATTTTCGGACTTTTGGCTGACATTTTACTTAAAGTATATTACAAAAGTAGAAAATCCATGAATTATTCAATAAAAGAGATAATTAATAATTAA